The Streptomyces sp. NL15-2K genome contains a region encoding:
- a CDS encoding cysteate synthase: MSRVRPGTRHYTVVCSSCGTRYADDGLLLDCSRGHEPAFLRTEYHGTGTHLTESRGLFRHAPLLPVARIFPEVPGPVVHRAERLGHRIGLDRLWVAFNGHWPERGASLPTCTFKDLEAYTVLGRLPAAPPVLVIPSAGNTAAAFAWAATRHRVPCLLVVPAPALERMRFPAPLAPCVRLVVLDGTATYSDAIACADLLAALPGHHAEGGSRNVGRRDGLGTVMLAAAEVLGGLPETYVQAVGSGTGAIGAHEAARRVRTGGEPLPRLLMCQNAPFAPLYDAWHCAGPAPAHREHEPLARELTNRRPPFTVRGGVRDVLTESGGEVLRTDNEAALAAMALFEEVEGIDIEPGAGVALAALADAVERGQVRRDELVLLNITGGGRARQAGDLALVPAEPWLRVAWPGRDTGPRAVVEQVERTLTGAGAVVVTEGR; the protein is encoded by the coding sequence ATGTCCCGAGTACGCCCGGGAACACGTCACTACACGGTTGTCTGTTCCTCCTGCGGAACCCGCTATGCGGACGACGGCCTCCTCCTCGACTGCTCCCGCGGGCATGAACCGGCATTTCTGCGCACCGAGTACCACGGAACCGGAACGCATCTGACGGAAAGCCGCGGGCTGTTCCGGCACGCCCCCCTGCTGCCCGTGGCGCGCATTTTTCCGGAGGTGCCCGGACCGGTCGTGCACCGCGCAGAACGGCTCGGCCACCGCATCGGCCTCGACCGGCTGTGGGTCGCCTTCAACGGCCACTGGCCCGAACGCGGGGCGAGCTTGCCGACCTGCACCTTCAAGGACCTGGAGGCCTACACGGTCCTCGGCCGCCTGCCCGCCGCGCCGCCCGTCCTGGTGATCCCCTCGGCGGGCAACACCGCCGCGGCCTTCGCCTGGGCCGCCACCCGGCACCGGGTGCCCTGCCTGCTCGTCGTGCCCGCCCCTGCCCTGGAACGGATGCGCTTCCCCGCCCCGCTCGCCCCCTGCGTACGCCTCGTCGTCCTCGACGGCACCGCCACCTACAGCGACGCCATCGCCTGCGCCGACCTGCTCGCCGCGCTCCCCGGCCACCACGCCGAAGGCGGCTCGCGCAACGTCGGCCGCCGCGACGGCCTGGGCACCGTCATGCTGGCCGCCGCCGAGGTGCTGGGCGGGCTGCCGGAGACCTATGTGCAGGCCGTGGGCAGCGGCACCGGAGCCATCGGCGCCCACGAGGCCGCCCGCCGCGTCCGCACCGGCGGCGAGCCGCTGCCGCGCCTGCTGATGTGCCAGAACGCGCCCTTCGCGCCCCTGTACGACGCCTGGCACTGCGCGGGACCGGCCCCGGCCCACCGCGAACACGAGCCGCTCGCCCGCGAACTGACCAACCGGCGCCCGCCGTTCACCGTCCGCGGCGGAGTCCGTGACGTGCTGACCGAGAGCGGCGGCGAGGTCCTCCGTACGGACAACGAAGCCGCGCTCGCCGCCATGGCCCTCTTCGAGGAGGTCGAGGGCATCGACATCGAACCGGGCGCAGGGGTCGCACTGGCCGCCCTGGCCGACGCCGTCGAGAGGGGCCAGGTCCGCAGGGACGAACTCGTGCTCCTCAACATCACCGGCGGCGGCCGGGCCCGTCAGGCCGGCGACCTCGCGCTCGTGCCCGCCGAACCGTGGCTGCGCGTGGCGTGGCCCGGCCGCGACACCGGGCCACGCGCTGTCGTCGAGCAAGTGGAACGGACGCTGACGGGCGCCGGCGCCGTCGTCGTCACGGAGGGCCGATGA
- a CDS encoding thiamine pyrophosphate-dependent enzyme encodes MVVGRRFDEQATALARQGRLAVHPSSLGQEACQVGAALALRATDWLFPTYRDCVALVSRGIDPVEALTLLRGDAHCGYDPLRHRTAPQCTPLATHAAHATGLAHGERLKGTDTVALALVGDGATSEGDFHEAVNLAGVLKAPVVFLVQNNGYAISVPLSAQCAAPALAYKGVGYGVRSEQVDGNDAAAVLAVLTTAVEDARAGGGPWLVEAHTYRMAPHTSADDPSRYRPATEAEHWRGRDPIARLEDALRERGLLTDTDVKATAVEAEAYAAGVRERLAADPDLDPSTLLDHVFSSPTPHLTEQRAALRAELEGR; translated from the coding sequence ATGGTCGTCGGGCGGCGCTTCGACGAGCAGGCGACTGCGCTCGCCCGGCAGGGCCGGCTCGCCGTCCATCCCTCCAGCCTCGGCCAGGAGGCCTGCCAGGTGGGCGCCGCGCTCGCGCTGCGCGCCACCGACTGGCTGTTTCCCACGTACCGCGACTGCGTCGCCCTGGTCAGCCGGGGCATCGACCCCGTCGAGGCGCTGACCCTGCTGCGCGGCGACGCACACTGCGGCTACGACCCGCTGCGCCACCGCACCGCGCCGCAGTGCACCCCGCTGGCGACCCACGCGGCCCACGCCACCGGTCTGGCCCACGGCGAGCGGCTCAAGGGCACTGACACGGTCGCCCTCGCGCTCGTCGGGGACGGCGCCACCAGCGAGGGCGACTTCCACGAGGCGGTCAACCTGGCCGGGGTGCTGAAGGCGCCAGTGGTCTTCCTGGTGCAGAACAACGGGTACGCCATCTCGGTACCGCTGTCCGCCCAGTGCGCGGCACCGGCCCTGGCGTACAAGGGAGTCGGTTACGGCGTCCGTTCCGAGCAGGTGGACGGCAATGACGCCGCCGCCGTACTGGCCGTGCTGACCACGGCCGTCGAGGACGCCCGGGCGGGCGGCGGGCCGTGGCTCGTCGAGGCGCACACCTACCGCATGGCCCCGCACACCAGCGCCGACGACCCGTCCCGCTACCGCCCGGCCACGGAGGCCGAGCACTGGCGGGGCCGCGACCCGATCGCCCGGCTGGAGGACGCGCTGCGCGAACGCGGCCTGCTCACCGACACCGACGTGAAGGCCACGGCCGTCGAGGCGGAGGCGTACGCCGCCGGTGTCCGCGAACGACTCGCCGCCGACCCCGACCTGGACCCGTCAACCCTCCTCGATCACGTGTTCAGCTCACCGACGCCTCACCTGACCGAGCAACGGGCCGCCCTGCGGGCCGAGTTGGAGGGACGCTGA
- a CDS encoding non-ribosomal peptide synthetase has translation MTVVLELSAAQRSMWFGQRLDPAGPAYNVGEYTEIHGPVDPARFREAVRAVVEATETLRVRFAADDDTVRQLVEAGPAWDLPVVDLTGGPAPRSAAEAWMAADFATPFALDEGPLFRYALLKLTNAHWIWYQRYHHIAVDGYSCSLIARRVADAYTHRSPTLPPAPLAPLVAEDAAYRAGERHASDRDHWTQALTDRPEPASPSARPPQVAERFHRRTGHLPEAAGDLVHAAADRTGGRWSRVVLAATAAYLHRLTGARDVVLGLAVTARESHTELATPGMASNVLPLRLTVRPDTAVDDLVRQTATTTRELLAHQRYRGEDLRRELDWPQDGRRFFGPVVNIMAFGSELRFAGHPTTRHNLSTGPVEDLAVNVYDRADGHGIRLDLDASPAHYTEAELTAHHRRFVHFLERFAAAGPATEVGRVELTLPEERAAARLDGGEAHTGATVPGLFAARVAADPDGTALIRAERTTSYRQLDAHANRLAHRLLRLGVRPEDRVAVLMRRSDNLVTALLGILKAGGAYVGLDPRAPAARTRWILAETGAAALLTDTAFAETAEEIYDGPVVVTDAAPTLDAEPDTDPAVPVHPAQLAYVSYTSGSTGTPKGVAVTHRDVTALAADSAFADGAHARVLVHSPTAFDASTYEMWVPLLNGGTAVVAGPEEDVDAAAVARLTERHGLTALWLTAGLFRLAAEEEPGCFTGLRQVWTGGEAVPASAVSRVLAACPELTVTDGYGPTETTTFATNRPCPAGAPVPDPLPIGRPLDGMRAYVLDGALRPVPPGTVGELYAAGPGVARGYLGRPGATAERFVADPDGPPGARMYRTGDRVRVNADGELEFHGRADGQVKLRGFRIEPGEIETALAAHPEVAQAVAVVREDRDRYLVVYAVLAEGANPTPEALREHLAARLPPYMLPSAVVALDRLPLTANGKLDRAALPAPPTATTVRTEAARTPHEELLCTLFADVLGLPEVGPHDGFFALGGHSLLALRLLGRTRAALGTELTLRDLFRAPTPAGLARQIGAGTAVRPALPRPAARTTAGEAPLSSAQRRLWFLHRLEGPGAAYNIPLAVRLTGGPLDPDALRAALADLVARHEILRTVYPDADGIPCRRLLDAVRPEPRVERLTEAELTGRLAELAAEGFELAEDIPLRAHLLVLGPEDHVLLLVLHHIAADGWSLDPLLRDLATAYRSRLAGREPEWVPLPLHYADYSAWQHEHLGADQERQLAHWREALAGLPDELTLPADRPRPARATHRGGDIPVRLDAALHRRLRELATGTGTTVFMVVQAGLAALLTRLGAGTDIPLGTPVAGRADEVLDDLVGCFVNTLVLRTDTSGDPAFQELLARVRETDLAAYAHQDLPFEQLVEAVNPPRSMARHPLFQVMLAFRPTAGPGLELPGLDARTLPVETGATKIDLTFNLAELGSGDGIEGVLQYSADLFDRCTAEELAARLERLLRAAVDAPDRSIGTLDILSADERRCLLAEFNGTARDVPDTTFPRMFEASAASVPDAMAVTDAKTSLTYRQLNDRADRLARTLTSYGAGPGRIVAFSLPRSVDLAVAVLAVLKAGAAYLPLDPEHPAERTAYLLSDAAPVCLITRDRLPAIARDQRPVDLPIVLPDAPPDDPDTPLAEARPADPAYLIYTSGTTGRPKGVVVEHRNLTTYVARCVEAYPSLRGASLLHATMSFDATVTTLHGALAAGGRVHIGAFHEAGAAPLPGGYTFLKATPSHLPLLPALPHDLSPTEEFMLGGEALVGEALRAWRRDHPHVRLINHYGPTELTVGCTDHRIEPGEDLPTGPVPIGRPMWNTRAYVLDARLNPVPAGVEGELYVAGDHVARGYWNRPGLTAQRFVADPFGPPGDRMYRTGDLAVRRADGTLELRGRSDGQLKIRGLRIEPGEIEGVLTAHPTVAQAAVVVREDRAGVRRLVGYVVGAGDADRPALLAHAARHLPANMVPEALVALDALPMTPNGKLDRAALPAPEAAREAPGAARVPRTPQEETLRELFAEVLDVAEVGLDDGFFDLGGDSITSIHLVSRALAAGLRLTPRDVFEQRTVAALAALAAARPAPERTEEQEPAVGDLPLTPAMHRLLERGGPVGSFSQSVLLVTPAGADEKRLTAALQALVDHHDVLRMRLAAEDLRAVIPPPGHVDASELLERIAVPDGDFGHVRQPRVDTDHLLHALWLDAGPDRPGRLLLTVHHLAVDGVSWSILRSDLTAAWREEELSTPGTSFRHWARLLEREARERAPELAVWRKVLDHSDPLLGARPTDPERDVAGAMRHLTRELPAYVTAELLTTVPAAFHAGPDDVLLAALAAAFVRWRRHPALLLDVERHGREEFAEGVDLSRTVGWFTSVVPARLDLAGVDLDDPAGVLKSVKEQLRSVPDHGIGHGLLRHLNPETGPVLAALPAPQIGFNYLGRTAAREPMADWSVAPESPRNLGAAHDPAQPVAHGLEITAVTTADGRLDATWSWAPGIWSEDDVRTLADLWCAELAAQAAGTPAGGHTPSDLPLVSLSQAEIDELEAEFGNEWR, from the coding sequence ATGACCGTCGTACTGGAGCTGTCCGCCGCCCAGCGCTCGATGTGGTTCGGGCAGCGGCTCGACCCCGCCGGCCCCGCCTACAACGTCGGCGAGTACACCGAGATCCACGGGCCCGTCGACCCCGCGCGCTTCCGCGAGGCGGTGCGTGCGGTGGTGGAGGCGACCGAGACGCTGCGGGTCCGCTTCGCCGCCGATGACGACACCGTCCGCCAGCTCGTCGAGGCCGGCCCGGCCTGGGACCTGCCCGTCGTCGACCTCACCGGCGGACCCGCACCCCGGTCCGCCGCCGAGGCGTGGATGGCCGCCGACTTCGCCACGCCGTTCGCCCTCGACGAGGGTCCGCTCTTCCGGTACGCGCTGCTGAAGCTCACGAACGCCCACTGGATCTGGTACCAGCGCTACCACCACATCGCGGTCGACGGCTACAGCTGTTCCCTCATCGCGCGCCGCGTGGCCGACGCCTACACCCACAGGTCCCCGACCCTGCCGCCGGCACCCCTCGCCCCGCTGGTCGCCGAGGACGCGGCCTACCGCGCGGGCGAACGGCACGCCTCGGACCGGGACCACTGGACACAGGCCCTCACGGACCGGCCCGAGCCGGCGAGCCCGTCCGCCCGGCCACCGCAGGTCGCCGAGCGGTTCCACCGCCGTACCGGCCATCTCCCAGAAGCCGCAGGCGACTTGGTGCACGCGGCCGCCGACCGCACCGGCGGCCGCTGGTCGCGCGTCGTCCTCGCGGCGACCGCCGCCTACCTCCACCGGCTCACCGGAGCCCGCGACGTCGTCCTCGGCCTCGCCGTCACCGCCCGCGAGAGCCACACCGAACTCGCCACCCCCGGCATGGCGTCCAACGTGCTCCCGCTGCGGCTGACCGTACGGCCCGACACGGCCGTCGACGACCTCGTACGGCAGACCGCGACCACCACCCGCGAGCTGCTGGCGCACCAGCGGTACCGAGGTGAGGATCTGCGCCGGGAGCTGGACTGGCCGCAGGACGGGCGGCGGTTCTTCGGGCCCGTCGTCAACATCATGGCCTTCGGCTCCGAGTTGCGGTTCGCCGGGCACCCGACCACACGCCACAACCTGTCCACGGGACCCGTCGAGGACCTCGCCGTCAACGTCTACGACCGCGCCGACGGCCACGGCATCCGCCTCGACCTCGACGCGAGTCCCGCCCACTACACGGAAGCCGAACTCACCGCCCACCACCGGCGGTTCGTCCACTTCCTGGAGCGGTTCGCCGCCGCCGGGCCCGCGACCGAGGTCGGCCGGGTGGAGCTGACGCTGCCGGAGGAGCGGGCGGCGGCCCGGCTCGACGGGGGCGAGGCGCACACGGGAGCGACGGTGCCCGGGCTCTTCGCGGCGCGCGTCGCGGCCGATCCGGACGGCACGGCTCTGATCCGGGCTGAACGCACCACCAGCTACCGGCAGTTGGACGCCCACGCGAACCGGCTCGCCCACCGGCTCCTGCGCCTCGGTGTCCGACCGGAGGACCGCGTCGCGGTCCTGATGCGGCGCTCCGACAACCTTGTCACCGCGCTGCTGGGCATCCTCAAGGCGGGCGGAGCGTACGTCGGCCTCGACCCCCGCGCCCCCGCCGCCCGCACCCGGTGGATCCTCGCCGAGACCGGCGCGGCGGCCCTGCTGACCGACACCGCGTTCGCCGAGACAGCCGAGGAGATCTACGACGGCCCTGTCGTCGTCACCGATGCCGCCCCGACGCTCGATGCCGAGCCGGACACCGACCCCGCCGTGCCCGTGCATCCCGCCCAACTGGCGTACGTCAGCTACACCTCGGGATCCACCGGCACCCCGAAGGGCGTCGCCGTCACCCACCGGGACGTCACCGCCCTGGCCGCCGACTCGGCCTTCGCAGACGGCGCCCACGCGCGCGTGCTGGTCCACTCGCCGACCGCGTTCGACGCCTCCACGTACGAGATGTGGGTGCCCTTGCTGAACGGCGGCACCGCAGTGGTCGCCGGGCCGGAGGAGGACGTGGACGCCGCCGCCGTCGCCCGCCTGACGGAGCGACACGGGCTGACGGCGCTGTGGCTCACCGCCGGGCTGTTCCGGCTGGCCGCCGAGGAGGAACCGGGCTGCTTCACGGGGCTGCGGCAGGTGTGGACCGGCGGCGAGGCCGTCCCCGCCTCCGCGGTGAGCCGAGTGCTCGCGGCCTGCCCGGAGCTGACCGTCACCGACGGCTACGGCCCCACCGAGACGACCACCTTCGCCACCAACCGCCCCTGCCCCGCGGGTGCGCCCGTCCCGGACCCGCTGCCCATCGGCCGCCCCCTGGACGGCATGCGCGCGTACGTGCTCGACGGCGCCCTACGTCCGGTCCCGCCGGGCACGGTGGGGGAGCTGTACGCCGCCGGCCCCGGCGTGGCTCGCGGCTACCTGGGCCGCCCGGGCGCGACCGCCGAGCGGTTCGTCGCCGACCCAGACGGGCCGCCGGGCGCCCGCATGTACCGCACCGGCGACCGCGTGCGCGTGAACGCGGACGGCGAGCTGGAGTTCCACGGCCGCGCCGACGGCCAGGTGAAACTGCGAGGCTTCCGTATCGAGCCCGGCGAGATAGAGACGGCCCTCGCCGCCCATCCCGAGGTCGCGCAGGCGGTCGCCGTCGTCCGCGAGGACCGCGACCGGTATCTGGTCGTATACGCAGTCCTCGCCGAGGGCGCGAATCCGACCCCGGAGGCCCTGCGCGAGCACCTCGCCGCCCGGCTGCCCCCCTACATGCTCCCGTCGGCCGTCGTCGCCCTGGACCGGCTGCCGCTGACCGCCAACGGCAAGCTCGACCGGGCCGCGCTGCCCGCCCCGCCGACGGCGACGACCGTACGCACCGAGGCCGCCCGCACCCCGCACGAAGAGCTGCTGTGCACCCTGTTCGCGGACGTCCTGGGCCTGCCGGAGGTCGGCCCGCACGACGGCTTCTTCGCCCTCGGCGGCCACTCGCTGCTCGCCCTGCGGCTCCTGGGCCGAACGCGGGCTGCGCTCGGCACCGAGCTGACGCTGCGCGACTTGTTCCGGGCGCCCACTCCGGCCGGGCTCGCCCGGCAGATCGGTGCGGGGACGGCCGTACGGCCCGCCCTCCCTCGGCCGGCCGCGCGCACCACGGCGGGCGAGGCGCCTTTGTCGTCGGCCCAGCGGCGCCTGTGGTTCCTGCACCGGCTGGAGGGACCCGGCGCCGCCTACAACATCCCGCTCGCCGTACGGCTGACCGGCGGCCCCCTCGACCCGGACGCCCTGCGTGCCGCCCTCGCCGACCTGGTCGCCCGGCACGAGATCCTGCGGACCGTCTACCCGGACGCCGACGGGATTCCGTGCCGGCGTCTGCTGGACGCCGTACGGCCGGAGCCGCGGGTCGAGCGCCTCACGGAGGCCGAACTTACCGGACGGCTGGCGGAGTTGGCGGCGGAGGGGTTCGAGCTGGCCGAGGACATCCCCCTCCGTGCGCATCTCCTCGTCCTCGGTCCCGAGGACCACGTCCTCCTGCTCGTCCTGCACCACATCGCCGCGGACGGCTGGTCGCTGGACCCCCTCCTGCGCGACCTGGCGACCGCCTACCGGTCCCGGCTGGCCGGACGGGAGCCGGAGTGGGTGCCGTTGCCCCTCCACTACGCCGACTACAGCGCCTGGCAGCACGAGCACCTCGGCGCCGACCAGGAACGTCAACTCGCCCACTGGCGCGAGGCGCTCGCCGGACTCCCCGACGAACTCACGCTCCCCGCCGACCGGCCGCGCCCCGCCCGTGCCACCCACCGGGGCGGCGACATCCCCGTCCGACTGGACGCCGCCCTGCACCGACGGCTGCGCGAACTGGCCACCGGGACCGGAACGACCGTGTTCATGGTCGTGCAGGCAGGGCTCGCCGCCCTGCTCACCCGGCTCGGGGCGGGCACCGACATCCCGCTCGGCACACCGGTCGCGGGCCGCGCCGACGAGGTCCTCGACGATCTGGTCGGCTGTTTCGTCAACACCCTGGTCCTGCGCACCGACACCTCCGGCGACCCGGCCTTCCAGGAGCTGCTGGCCCGGGTCCGGGAGACCGACCTGGCGGCCTACGCCCACCAGGACCTGCCGTTCGAGCAGTTGGTCGAGGCCGTCAACCCGCCCCGTTCGATGGCCCGGCATCCGCTCTTCCAGGTGATGCTCGCCTTCCGACCCACCGCCGGACCCGGCCTGGAGCTGCCCGGTCTCGACGCCCGGACGCTGCCCGTGGAGACCGGGGCCACGAAGATCGACCTGACGTTCAACCTCGCCGAACTCGGCTCCGGGGACGGCATCGAGGGCGTCCTGCAGTACAGCGCCGACCTCTTCGACCGCTGTACGGCCGAGGAACTGGCCGCGCGTCTGGAACGGCTGCTGCGGGCCGCCGTCGACGCCCCGGACCGGTCCATCGGCACCCTCGACATCCTGAGCGCGGACGAACGCCGGTGCCTGCTGGCCGAGTTCAACGGCACGGCACGGGATGTCCCGGACACCACCTTCCCGCGGATGTTCGAGGCGAGCGCCGCCTCGGTCCCGGACGCAATGGCGGTGACGGACGCGAAGACCTCGCTGACGTACCGTCAACTCAACGACCGCGCTGATCGGTTGGCGCGCACCCTCACCTCGTACGGTGCCGGGCCCGGCCGCATCGTCGCCTTCTCGCTGCCCCGGTCGGTCGATCTCGCGGTCGCCGTGCTCGCCGTGCTCAAGGCGGGCGCTGCCTATCTACCGCTCGACCCGGAACACCCCGCCGAACGCACGGCCTACCTGCTCTCCGACGCGGCTCCGGTGTGCCTGATCACCCGGGACCGGCTCCCAGCCATCGCCCGGGACCAGCGTCCTGTCGACCTGCCCATCGTCCTTCCTGATGCGCCCCCGGACGATCCGGACACCCCCCTCGCCGAGGCCCGCCCCGCCGACCCCGCCTACCTGATCTACACCTCCGGTACCACCGGACGCCCCAAGGGCGTCGTCGTCGAGCACCGCAACCTCACCACCTACGTGGCCCGGTGCGTCGAGGCCTACCCGAGCCTGCGCGGCGCCTCGCTGCTGCACGCCACCATGTCCTTCGACGCCACCGTCACCACCCTGCACGGGGCGCTGGCCGCCGGCGGCCGCGTCCACATCGGCGCCTTCCACGAGGCGGGCGCCGCGCCCCTGCCCGGCGGCTACACCTTCCTCAAAGCGACTCCGAGCCACCTCCCGCTGCTGCCCGCCCTGCCGCACGACCTCTCGCCCACCGAGGAGTTCATGCTGGGCGGCGAGGCCCTGGTCGGGGAGGCCCTGCGCGCCTGGCGCCGCGACCACCCCCACGTACGCCTGATCAACCACTACGGCCCGACCGAGCTCACCGTCGGCTGTACCGACCACCGCATCGAACCCGGCGAGGACCTCCCGACCGGCCCGGTGCCCATCGGCCGCCCCATGTGGAACACGCGGGCCTACGTCCTGGACGCGCGCCTGAATCCCGTACCGGCCGGGGTCGAGGGCGAGTTGTACGTGGCCGGAGACCATGTGGCCCGCGGCTACTGGAACCGGCCCGGCCTGACCGCCCAGCGGTTCGTCGCCGACCCCTTCGGGCCGCCCGGCGACCGCATGTACCGCACCGGCGACCTGGCTGTGCGCCGCGCCGACGGCACCCTGGAACTGCGCGGGCGGTCCGACGGGCAGCTCAAGATCCGCGGTCTGAGGATCGAGCCCGGCGAGATCGAGGGCGTGCTCACCGCCCACCCCACGGTCGCCCAGGCCGCGGTGGTCGTGCGGGAGGACCGGGCGGGCGTACGGCGCCTCGTCGGATACGTCGTCGGGGCCGGCGACGCCGACCGGCCCGCCCTCCTCGCGCACGCCGCCCGGCACCTGCCGGCCAATATGGTCCCCGAGGCACTCGTGGCCCTCGACGCCCTGCCGATGACGCCCAACGGCAAGCTGGACCGCGCCGCCCTGCCCGCGCCCGAAGCCGCTCGGGAGGCTCCGGGCGCGGCGCGGGTGCCCCGCACCCCGCAGGAGGAGACCCTTCGGGAGCTGTTCGCCGAGGTGCTCGACGTCGCCGAGGTGGGCCTCGACGACGGGTTCTTCGACCTCGGCGGCGACAGCATCACCTCCATCCACCTAGTGAGCCGCGCCCTCGCGGCGGGACTGCGCCTGACCCCGCGCGACGTCTTCGAACAGCGGACCGTCGCCGCGCTCGCCGCACTGGCGGCGGCCCGCCCTGCGCCGGAGCGGACCGAGGAGCAGGAGCCGGCGGTCGGCGATCTACCGCTCACCCCGGCCATGCACCGTCTGCTCGAACGCGGCGGTCCCGTCGGCTCGTTCAGCCAGTCCGTGCTCCTTGTCACCCCCGCCGGCGCCGACGAGAAGCGGCTGACGGCGGCGCTCCAGGCCCTCGTGGACCACCACGACGTCCTGCGGATGCGCCTCGCGGCCGAGGACCTGAGGGCGGTCATCCCGCCTCCCGGGCATGTGGACGCGAGCGAGCTGCTGGAGCGGATCGCCGTACCGGATGGGGACTTCGGGCACGTTCGTCAACCGCGGGTGGATACGGACCACTTGCTGCACGCCCTCTGGCTCGACGCCGGACCCGATCGCCCTGGACGACTGCTGCTGACGGTCCATCACCTGGCTGTGGACGGAGTCTCCTGGAGCATCCTCCGCTCCGACCTGACCGCCGCCTGGCGCGAGGAGGAGCTGTCCACGCCGGGCACGTCCTTCCGGCACTGGGCCCGGTTGCTGGAGCGGGAGGCTCGGGAAAGGGCGCCCGAACTCGCCGTATGGCGAAAGGTGTTGGACCACTCCGATCCACTGCTCGGAGCCCGTCCCACCGACCCGGAGCGGGACGTGGCCGGCGCGATGCGCCACCTCACCCGGGAACTCCCGGCCTACGTCACCGCCGAGTTGCTCACCACCGTGCCCGCCGCCTTCCACGCGGGCCCCGACGACGTGCTGCTCGCCGCGCTGGCCGCCGCCTTCGTCCGGTGGCGGCGCCATCCGGCTCTCCTGCTGGACGTCGAGCGGCACGGCCGCGAGGAGTTCGCCGAGGGGGTCGACCTGTCCCGCACGGTGGGCTGGTTCACCAGTGTCGTGCCGGCCCGGCTCGACCTCGCCGGAGTCGACCTCGACGATCCGGCCGGCGTCCTCAAGAGCGTCAAGGAACAGCTGCGGTCCGTGCCCGACCACGGCATCGGCCACGGTCTCCTCCGGCACCTCAACCCGGAGACCGGCCCGGTCCTCGCCGCGCTTCCCGCCCCGCAGATCGGCTTCAACTACCTCGGGCGTACGGCCGCCCGGGAGCCGATGGCCGACTGGTCGGTGGCGCCCGAATCGCCACGGAACCTGGGCGCGGCCCACGACCCCGCCCAGCCCGTCGCGCACGGCCTGGAGATCACCGCCGTGACCACCGCCGACGGCCGGCTCGACGCCACCTGGTCCTGGGCCCCCGGCATCTGGTCCGAGGACGACGTACGCACCCTCGCCGACCTGTGGTGCGCGGAACTCGCCGCCCAGGCCGCCGGCACCCCGGCGGGCGGACACACCCCGTCCGACCTGCCCCTGGTGTCCCTGTCCCAAGCAGAGATCGACGAACTCGAAGCCGAGTTCGGCAATGAGTGGAGGTAA